In Miscanthus floridulus cultivar M001 chromosome 5, ASM1932011v1, whole genome shotgun sequence, one genomic interval encodes:
- the LOC136452926 gene encoding UDP-glycosyltransferase 88A1-like gives MDSVVSAKQTVVLYPCGGAGHVGPMTQLAKVFLHHGYDVTMVLLEPPIKSIAPGASFIEGLAASNPSITFHLLPPIPPPDFASATKHPFLLMLELLGQFNDKLESFLRSIPRERLHSLVIDMFCTDAIDVAAKVGVPVYTFFAASAGALAVLTQTAALLAGRQTGLKELGDTPIEFLGVPPMPASHILREMLEDPEDEVCKTMTEIWKRNTDTRGVLINTFYSLEGRALQAFSDPLCVPGKVLPPVYSVGPLAGEGGTHREEAERHECLTWLDAQPERSVVFLCWGSRGLLSEEQLKGIAAGLEKSGQRFLWVVRTPASDPKRFWEPRPEPDLDTLLPEGFLERTRDRGLVIKSWAPQVDVLNNPAIGAFVTHCGWNSTLEAIAAGVPMLCWPLDAEQKINKVLMTEAMGIGLELEGYNTGFIKAEEIETKVRLVLESEEGREIRTRAAELKKEAHAALEDGGSSQAAFLQFLSDVKNINE, from the coding sequence ATGGACAGCGTAGTATCCGCGAAGCAGACCGTCGTTCTGTATCCCTGCGGCGGCGCCGGGCACGTCGGGCCGATGACGCAGCTCGCCAAGGTCTTCCTCCACCACGGCTACGACGTCACCATGGTGCTCCTGGAGCCGCCCATCAAGTCGATCGCCCCCGGCGCCAGCTTCATCGAGGGCCTCGCCGCCTCCAACCCGTCCATCACCTTCCACCTCCTCCCGCCGATCCCGCCCCCTGACTTCGCCAGCGCCACCAAGCACCCTTTCCTCCTCATGCTGGAGCTGCTGGGCCAGTTCAACGACAAGCTCGAGAGCTTCCTCCGCTCCATTCCCCGGGAGCGCCTGCACTCCCTCGTCATCGACATGTTCTGCACCGACGCCATCGACGTGGCCGCAAAGGTGGGCGTCCCCGTCTACACGTTCTTCGCGGCGAGCGCTGGAGCTCTGGCCGTCCTAACCCAGACGGCGGCGCTGCTTGCCGGTCGGCAAACGGGCCTGAAGGAGCTTGGAGACACGCCCATCGAGTTCCTTGGCGTCCCGCCGATGCCGGCGTCCCATATCCTCAGGGAGATGCTCGAGGACCCGGAGGACGAGGTGTGCAAGACCATGACGGAGATCTGGAAGCGCAACACGGACACCCGGGGCGTCCTGATCAACACTTTCTACTCACTGGAGGGCCGGGCCCTGCAGGCGTTCAGCGACCCGCTGTGCGTCCCCGGCAAAGTGTTGCCTCCTGTTTACTCCGTCGGGCCGTTGGCTGGCGAGGGCGGGACGCACAGAGAGGAAGCGGAGAGGCACGAGTGCCTCACCTGGCTCGACGCACAACCGGAGCGCAGCGTCGTGTTCCTCTGCTGGGGGAGCAGGGGCTTGCTGTCCGAGGAGCAGCTTAAGGGGATCGCCGCTGGCCTAGAGAAGTCCGGGCAACGGTTCCTGTGGGTGGTGCGCACGCCGGCCAGCGACCCGAAACGATTCTGGGAGCCACGCCCGGAGCCGGACCTTGACACCCTCCTGCCGGAGGGGTTCTTGGAGCGGACCAGGGACCGCGGCCTCGTCATCAAGTCGTGGGCACCGCAGGTGGATGTGCTCAACAACCCAGCTATTGGCGCGTTTGTCACCCACTGCGGGTGGAACTCGACGCTTGAGGCCATCGCAGCGGGGGTGCCGATGCTGTGCTGGCCACTGGACGCAGAGCAGAAGATCAACAAGGTACTTATGACCGAGGCCATGGGCATCGGGCTGGAGCTGGAGGGGTACAACACAGGTTTCATCAAGGCTGAGGAGATAGAGACGAAGGTGAGGCTTGTGTTGGAGTCCGAGGAGGGGAGGGAGATTAGGACGCGAGCAGCAGAGCTGAAGAAAGAGGCACACGCGGCGTTGGAGGACGGGGGATCGTCACAGGCGGCATTTCTCCAATTCTTGTCAGATGTTAAGAATATTAATGAGTAG
- the LOC136452927 gene encoding UDP-glycosyltransferase 88B1-like encodes MDNGSEKQIAVLYPVGGVGHIGPMTQLAKVFLRHGYDVTMVLIEPPIKSTDSGAGFIERVAASNPSITFHVLPPIPPPDLASSTKHPFLLILELMRRYNEELESFLRSIPRERLHSLVIDLFCTHAIDVATKVGVPVYKFFASGAGTLAIFAQLPALLAGRQTGLKELGDTPLEFLGVPSMPASHLVTSLLESPEDELCRTMMQILERHADTHGVLVNTFESLESRALQALRDPLCVPGQVLPPVYSVGPLVGAGLTMDKQEGGSRHECLAWLDAQPERSVVFLCWGSKGALPKEQLKEIAVGLERCGQRFLWVVRTPAGSDGPRRYWEQRAEADLDALLPEGILERTKGRGLVITSWAPQVDVLNHPATGVFVTHCGWNSTLEAIAAGVPMLCWPLAGAEQRMNKVFVTEDMGVGVEMEGYMAGFIKAEEIAGKVRLALDAEEGTRLRKRAVQLKKETQEALEDGGSSQAAFLRFLSDVASL; translated from the coding sequence ATGGACAACGGATCCGAGAAGCAGATCGCCGTTCTGTACCCCGTCGGCGGCGTCGGGCACATCGGCCCGATGACGCAGCTCGCCAAGGTCTTCCTCCGCCACGGCTACGACGTCACCATGGTGCTCATCGAGCCGCCCATCAAGTCGACCGACTCCGGCGCCGGCTTCATCGAGCGTGTCGCCGCCTCCAACCCGTCCATCACCTTCCACGTCCTGCCGCCGATCCCTCCCCCGGACTTGGCCAGCTCCACCAAGCACCCTTTCCTCCTCATACTGGAGCTGATGCGCCGGTACAACGAGGAGCTCGAGAGCTTCCTCCGCTCCATCCCCCGGGAGCGCCTGCACTCCCTCGTCATCGACCTGTTCTGCACCCACGCCATCGACGTGGCAACGAAGGTGGGCGTCCCTGTCTACAAGTTCTTCGCCTCAGGCGCCGGGACTCTGGCCATCTTCGCCCAGTTGCCGGCGCTGCTTGCCGGCAGACAGACGGGCCTCAAAGAACTTGGGGACACGCCCCTCGAGTTCCTTGGGGTCCCGTCCATGCCGGCGTCCCATCTCGTCACGTCGCTGCTGGAGAGTCCGGAGGACGAGCTGTGCAGGACCATGATGCAGATCTTGGAGCGCCACGCGGACACCCACGGCGTTCTGGTCAACACGTTCGAGTCGCTGGAGAGCCGGGCCCTGCAGGCGTTGAGGGACCCCCTGTGCGTTCCCGGCCAGGTGCTGCCTCCAGTTTACTCCGTCGGGCCGTTGGTTGGCGCGGGCTTGACGATGGACAAGCAGGAAGGAGGTTCTAGGCACGAATGCCTCGCGTGGCTGGACGCGCAGCCAGAGCGCAGCGTGGTGTTCCTCTGCTGGGGGAGCAAGGGCGCCCTACCAAAGGAGCAGCTCAAGGAGATCGCCGTTGGCCTGGAAAGATGTGGGCAACGGTTCCTATGGGTCGTGCGCACGCCGGCAGGCAGCGACGGGCCCAGAAGATACTGGGAGCAACGTGCCGAGGCGGATCTAGACGCGCTCTTGCCGGAGGGCATCTTGGAGCGGACCAAGGGCCGTGGCCTCGTCATCACGTCATGGGCACCGCAGGTGGATGTGCTCAACCACCCCGCTACGGGCGTATTCGTCACCCACTGCGGGTGGAACTCGACGCTGGAGGCGATCGCGGCGGGGGTGCCGATGCTGTGTTGGCCACTAGCGGGCGCGGAGCAGAGGATGAACAAGGTGTTTGTAACCGAGGACATGGGCGTCGGGGTGGAGATGGAGGGCTACATGGCAGGTTTCATCAAGGCTGAAGAAATAGCGGGAAAAGTGAGGCTAGCGTTGGACGCCGAGGAGGGGACGAGGCTTAGGAAACGAGCAGTGCAGCTGAAGAAAGAAACGCAGGAAGCGCTGGAGGACGGTGGCTCGTCGCAGGCGGCATTTCTCCGATTCTTGTCAGATGTTGCAAGTCTTTAG